The segment CGGATTCCTGCAAGGACGGAACCAAGGCGACCCATGCCTCCGCCACCGCGACCACGACGATCTTCAAGACCGCCGAGCAGGCCGGCTTCACCACGCTGGTCGCGGCCGTGAAGGCCGCCGGCCTCGAGGACGTCCTGAACGGCAAGGGCCCGTTCACGGTCTTCGCGCCGACGGACGAGGCCTTCGCCAAGCTGCCGGCCGGCACGGTCGAGTCGCTGCTGAAGGACCCCGCGGCCCTCAAGAGCATCCTGCTGTACCACGTCGTGTCCGGCGAGGTCATGGCCGCCGATGTGGTGAAGCTCACCGAGGCCGCGACGGTCAACGGCGCGAAGGTGTCCGTCGACGCGACCGAGGGTGTCCGGATCAACGGCGCCCGCGTGGTCAAGGCGGACGTGAAGGCCAGCAACGGCGTCATCCACGTGATCGACACCGTCCTGCTGCCCAAGAACTAAGAAACCAACCGGCGCCCGCGCGGCGCCTCAGTCGAGGGAGAGAACCATGATGAACGACAAGAGCCTCAAGACCCTGCTGGCGGTGATGGCCGCCCTGACGATGGGCCTGGGCCTGACCGGCTGCAGCGACGACGACAACCCGAATGATCCCGGCCTGGGCGACGGTGCCAAGCTGCGGGTCGTGCACGCCTCG is part of the bacterium genome and harbors:
- a CDS encoding fasciclin domain-containing protein — encoded protein: MFKTAEQAGFTTLVAAVKAAGLEDVLNGKGPFTVFAPTDEAFAKLPAGTVESLLKDPAALKSILLYHVVSGEVMAADVVKLTEAATVNGAKVSVDATEGVRINGARVVKADVKASNGVIHVIDTVLLPKN